The following nucleotide sequence is from Catonella massiliensis.
AATTCTCTTAATGCCACCTTAATATCGGGAGCATCAGAAACCATCTCATTTGAAATGCCTGTAATTTTTTCGATAAACTTTGATATATTTTTACCCGGATTCACTAAAATACTAAATCTATCAACCACTTCTCCATTACACACCTTTACTGCACCTATTTCAATTATATCATTCTTTTTTGCGGAAAACCCTGTTGTTTCAACATCTACTGCAATAAACACAGAAATATCCTGCCCATTATAGTTATATACTGCTTTCTCATAGTCATCTACTACATAAGCTTCCATTCCAAAAATAGGCTTAACATTACAATCATCAAATGAAGTTGCCCATTCAAGTTCCGGAAACATCAGTATGTTCCCAGTGTCAGTGATTGCAACTGCCGGCATTCCTTCTTTCTGTACCAATTTGACTATATCATATGGACTAGCCAGACCATCCATCTCACTATATTTACTATGACAATGTAATTCTACTCGTTCCATAAAAACACCTCACTAATATGTTCTCTGAAGCAACTCTATCCAAGTTTTTTCAGAACGGTCATCAATATATACATCTCTATTGCTATGATGTAAGCATACCATAAATGTATGTACATTATTTTTTACATATCAAAACAATTTTTTTTGCCCAGCTCTCGGTTATTGAGTTATCATCAAGAACTATCTCTTGCCAAATTCCGGCATAATAAATGCCTCCACCATTTTTTGCCGAATTCTTCCTCTTTGTTTTTACTAAATTATCGTGATTATATGCATTTTCGTATTTCCAAGTAGCTTTAGTTTTTCCCTCCATTGTAAGAACACGTTTTGGGTCATAATCAAAGGTACCACACCCTGGCATTTCTGGTGCAAACGTCAACTTTTCTGTTGCGAGGTAAATTGTATTATTTGATTCCCTATTTCTCTCGACACATGAATGCGGATGCCAATAAAATTTCCTTATTTCTTCTGCTTTATGAACCACTTTCCCCACTTGCATATAACCCCATATCGCCTGAATAGGCATACCAAAATAAACATCCTTATTATTCTTGCCTTTTCTAACATACTGATAGGCTCCAGCCTTATTTCTAACTACATGCCTGAAATTACCAAAAAAAAGAAATAAATCTCCCTCTTTCACGCAACAATTTCTTAAGTATCCTGCTGCTTGATTTATTTGTCCAAATGCCGGACACCAATTCTTAACCGGATTTTTTCTCCTGCTTGCAACTAAATCAGGATCTAAATGACAACAATCCGGTTGCTTGTTTAAATCATATCCCAAATCAAGTAATATCTTATCAAGTCCTACTTCAGCACAAGTCAATTCTTCATACTTTATATTATCTTTCTTCTTGTCTTTACTCGGTATAGGTAACGAAAGCATAATACGATTGTCTATAATCGGACTTAGTATTCCACCATTTGTACTATCAAAACCTTTTCTGCTAAGTATTACTTTCATTTATTCTTCTCCATATCAAAATAAAATCTCTTAATTTGTTCTTCCTTTATACATCTACTGTTTTTAAACCATTAACAGTGTAAAATATCACTTACTACTGTAATTTCATTACTTTTCCAATCAAAATTAAACATTTTCATTCCCCATTTCTATTATATTTTTCATTCATTTCACTTACTGCTTCTGCAATTTTACGACGCAAAGAAACAGGTTCTAGAACTTCAACATATGGTCCGTATTGTAATGTCCAATAAAAGAAAGCCTGCTCATTGCACCTCAATCTAACCAAGACCTGGTTGTTTTGCCTTTTCTTAATAACATAAAAATCATTTCCAAACCAGTCTACAAGTTCACCTATAATCGTTTCATCAACAAGCATATTAATTGTAACACTGCCTCCACTAAACATATAAATATGCTCTGCCATGTGTTTCGGAAGATTCAACCCCTGTTCCAGACCCATCACTTGATTCTGCTGTTTTACTTTTTCTGTCAGCATTTCTACGCAGGTCATTTTATCTAGCCGGTAATGGGAAATATCATCGTACTTATCATAATTTCCAATTAAGTAGTAAAATCCATTATTAGCTACCATTTGATATGGATTAACTATATATTTTTCCTCTCGTTTAGGATGCAGTTTAAAATCAGAACCATATTGGTTGTAAACAAAACTGATTTTCTTATGCTGCGAAATAGCCTCATTTATTGTATCTAGAACATACATAAGCTGCTTATTATACCCATGGCGCAGTTCTGGCAAATTAATAATATGATTTACTTTTGCAGAAAAATATTTGTTACCGATGCTTTTAAGTTTTTCAATCAATGTCTTCGCCTGCTTTTGCGTCAAAAATTTTGCAAATAAGACACTATCTATAAGCATACGCAATTCTACATCGTCAAACTCTCTCTCTAAAAGATAATATCCGTCTTCCATGGAAATTTCATAGCCCAATTCTCTCAAACACACTACATTATTCTTTACAGATCTACGATCACAAACCATATCATAATTAGATTTCAGCAATCTTATAATCTCCTGCTGGGTCAATCTATGCTCTTGATCCGAATACTCTTTCAAGATTTCCAAAATCAACATATTAAGCATTTTTTTATTTCCTGTAGCGTACATACCTATTCCTCTCCGAAGACTGTATATAAAGTGTGCTGTATATTCATCAAGCTTCTCTCCTATTTTTCTTCTCTTTGAATAACCTTAAATTTTTGCCTGTCATAACGTTTGTATTTCTTAGGAAATTCAGTAAAGTTCAAATTCGTATATGCCCAAAGATCCTCGCCTTCACGCAGTGTAATTAGAACTTTAGCCAACTCATTTCCCAATACATCTCTGCGATATAGAACTGCCCCATTAAGTAAATTAAATGCAAATGTTACTATATCGTTATTTGCCAAAAAATCCACATAATTCCGAACTACATCTGTACTTTCTTCCATTGCATCGTCAACCATTCCAATATCAAGTACAGAATAATCAGCTGATTCTGCTTCATAATGCATAACAATTATATTTGTATTCTTATCAGATAATTCATCATTTTCTTTATCCTTACATGCATAATTATAAATTGTAGGGATTATCACTGCCATTGTCAAGTTTTCATCTTTTTCAAATAGCTCTGCTTCAAATGGTACTCCACCAGCAATAATTCCTTTCACAAATACAAGATTTTTCTCAGTTACTCCGTCTGTATTATTGCAAACCGTATAATCATAATTGCTCGTATAATACCCCTCAGACTCTTTTGTATAATACCCCTCAGACTCTTCATCTTCATCTGTATCAATCAGAAAATCATTCGGATATCAGACAAGGATTTTGTCCTTAAACACCTCCTTGAAATCCTCAATTTTATTTTCATCCTCTAAGATGGCAAACACAACATTTTCAAAGAATTGACTCAATCCATCATCTCCGAAAAACAACTGATAAAAATAAGTAGCTACTCTTCTCGTATCATTGCCAAACGCTCCACATCCCCATGCTCCCAAAACAAGATTTCTATATCCCTTTCTGGCAGCCAGAAACAACATCTTTCTTAATCTTTTGACCATTACATTATCCAAAACTTCTTGAGATATCCTTGAAGCCGATCCACATTTATTCGGTGCAGGTACAGTAATTACAGAAGTCCAAAACGGATAATCCAATAACTCCCCAGTAAAACTTCTGTATACATACACACTTGGACTTAACAACATATAATCTGAATCGCACGGTTTCCTGTGAATGTTGTTATAATCATACATTTCGCGCGCTTTATCACTTGAGATTGACTTATATAGCGTACTGCATCTACATAATGATTCCTCTTGGGCTCTTGCACCATTCAAATATCCACCTCCAGGTCTATGGGCATTTGCAAAATTCATCACAAGCGTTCTTTCCAATCCACTTGCTGCTTCAAAAGAATCTGCATTTACAACAAAAAAAGATGCACCTTCTGTTACACAGAAAGAGTGTTCAAAGAACTCATCTACACTATTCTCAATATCCTGCAAATGTTCAGGTGAATACACTTCAACATCTTCACATTCATTACAACCAGTCTCTTTAATAAAATCTTCTGTAAACTGAATTGTTTCTTTTGCCATTGCAATTAAATCCAATCTTCTCATTTTTATCACATCCTCTCGTGTATTACGAATAAATTATGGGATTCTCCACAATGTGAGTATATCATAGTTATATGTTCATTATTTTGTACGCAAAAGATTTATCTTTTTCTTCTCAAATTCTTCTTCCATCAAAATATGCAAAATTTAAATGTGATTGACACAAGACGCAATCGGGTAGGAGGTAGATAATTATTTTATCTACCGACCTCCCACACCACCGTGCGTACCGTTCGGTACACGGCGGTTCTTTAGTTTTCACATATTTTCATGTAGTACTCTGTGAATGTCGGATAGCCGAGTTCACGGAGTTTCTTATTGTTAAATGCAGTCTGTAATACGAAGTATCCACCACAATACCAGTTTCCATTTCGCATATTTGCGCATATCCACGCTTTCTCTTCATCTACACCTAACTTCTTTAGTTCTTTGAATTTAGTCTTTACTTTCTTCCATTGTTTCCAGTAGATTGTCCTTATTTTATGTCTCAGCCATTCGTCAGTTCTAAGAAGGATACTCTTTATATCTGCAAGCCCAAAGTAATTGACAAATCCACGTATATAAAGCGTAAGTTTCATTGCCCTGTATGAATTACTCCATCCGTTACTTCTTTTTGTCAGTTCCCTTATTCTGTCTTTCATCTTAGCTACTGACTTTGGGTGTATCCTCAGTCTGCATTCCCCCTTGTACCTATAAAAGCTGTACCCTAGGTATTTGACCTTGCTTATATGCTCCACGCAGGTTTTCTCCTTGTTTACTTTAAGAAACAGTTTACCTTCTATATATGGCGTGATATTGCGTAAGGTTCTCTCTGCACTCTTTCTGCTTCTACAAAATATCATACAGTCATCTGCATATCTGACGTATCTGTGTCCTCTTCGCACCAATTCCTTATCTAGCTCATTTAGCATTATGTTGCTAAGCAACAGGCTAAGTGGACCACCTTGCGGTACTCCTACCTCGGTTCTTTCAAATACTCCTCTGCTTATCACTCCTGCATTGAGATACTTGTGAATAAGAGATATAACCCTTCCGTCTCTGATGGTTCGTGATAGTACTTCAATAAGCTTACTTTGGCATACTGTGTCAAAGAACTTCTCTAAATCCATATCTACCACATATACATATCCATCATTTACGTTTGTCTGACACCTCTTTAGTGCATCGTGTGCCCTTCTGTTTGGACGAAATCCGTAGCTGTCTTCTGAAAACTGTTTCTCGTAAATAGGAGTTAGCACCTGTGCTATTGCCTGCTGAAAAACTCTGTCAACAACCGTAATGGTACTATGACTTTTGCTGACTTCTTGCCATTCGTTGTTACTATGGCTTCTTACTCTGTTTCCACCACTGGCAAGACCTCCCTCGGTACCACACGTTTCTTTCTCCCCACCTATCTGCCACATTTACCATAGCTAATTCCGAGTAGTTATTGGACTTCAGTTTGCTATGCAACCTTATCCTTAGCCATAGCCTGATGTGATTTCTATTCGTCAGACCGGAGATTTGCCATCCGACTTCCTTCAGATTCCACCTCAC
It contains:
- a CDS encoding Nmad3 family putative nucleotide modification protein gives rise to the protein MKVILSRKGFDSTNGGILSPIIDNRIMLSLPIPSKDKKKDNIKYEELTCAEVGLDKILLDLGYDLNKQPDCCHLDPDLVASRRKNPVKNWCPAFGQINQAAGYLRNCCVKEGDLFLFFGNFRHVVRNKAGAYQYVRKGKNNKDVYFGMPIQAIWGYMQVGKVVHKAEEIRKFYWHPHSCVERNRESNNTIYLATEKLTFAPEMPGCGTFDYDPKRVLTMEGKTKATWKYENAYNHDNLVKTKRKNSAKNGGGIYYAGIWQEIVLDDNSITESWAKKIVLICKK
- a CDS encoding helix-turn-helix transcriptional regulator → MYATGNKKMLNMLILEILKEYSDQEHRLTQQEIIRLLKSNYDMVCDRRSVKNNVVCLRELGYEISMEDGYYLLEREFDDVELRMLIDSVLFAKFLTQKQAKTLIEKLKSIGNKYFSAKVNHIINLPELRHGYNKQLMYVLDTINEAISQHKKISFVYNQYGSDFKLHPKREEKYIVNPYQMVANNGFYYLIGNYDKYDDISHYRLDKMTCVEMLTEKVKQQNQVMGLEQGLNLPKHMAEHIYMFSGGSVTINMLVDETIIGELVDWFGNDFYVIKKRQNNQVLVRLRCNEQAFFYWTLQYGPYVEVLEPVSLRRKIAEAVSEMNEKYNRNGE
- a CDS encoding TIGR02452 family protein, which translates into the protein MRRLDLIAMAKETIQFTEDFIKETGCNECEDVEVYSPEHLQDIENSVDEFFEHSFCVTEGASFFVVNADSFEAASGLERTLVMNFANAHRPGGGYLNGARAQEESLCRCSTLYKSISSDKAREMYDYNNIHRKPCDSDYMLLSPSVYVYRSFTGELLDYPFWTSVITVPAPNKCGSASRISQEVLDNVMVKRLRKMLFLAARKGYRNLVLGAWGCGAFGNDTRRVATYFYQLFFGDDGLSQFFENVVFAILEDENKIEDFKEVFKDKILV
- the ltrA gene encoding group II intron reverse transcriptase/maturase encodes the protein MWQIGGEKETCGTEGGLASGGNRVRSHSNNEWQEVSKSHSTITVVDRVFQQAIAQVLTPIYEKQFSEDSYGFRPNRRAHDALKRCQTNVNDGYVYVVDMDLEKFFDTVCQSKLIEVLSRTIRDGRVISLIHKYLNAGVISRGVFERTEVGVPQGGPLSLLLSNIMLNELDKELVRRGHRYVRYADDCMIFCRSRKSAERTLRNITPYIEGKLFLKVNKEKTCVEHISKVKYLGYSFYRYKGECRLRIHPKSVAKMKDRIRELTKRSNGWSNSYRAMKLTLYIRGFVNYFGLADIKSILLRTDEWLRHKIRTIYWKQWKKVKTKFKELKKLGVDEEKAWICANMRNGNWYCGGYFVLQTAFNNKKLRELGYPTFTEYYMKICEN